CAGAGCACCTCGAAGTCGCGGGCCGTGGCCGCTGCGGTGAAGCTCGCCTCGGCGAGCCGGTTCATGGAGCGGACCAGCCCGTCGTAGCCGTCGACGTACCACCCGGCCCACGCGCGGCCGTCCTCGTCGTCGCCCACGAGGGACGACGTGCCGCCCAGGGGGCCGGCGAGGCGGTGCGCCGCGACGAGGTCGTCGCCCGCCTTGTCGAACAGCCTCGCCAGCTCGCGGATGGACATCCAGTCGATGGCCACCTGGCCGGACTCGCCCGGGCTCGGCGCGGGGGCGGCCGGAGTGGGGGCGGCGGGCGAAGGGGACGGGATCGGGACCGGCCAGGTGGACGGGCCGGGGGTGGGGCCGGAGGGGGTGGGATCGGGCGGGTCCGTGGGGGACGGGCTCGGCGAACCCGGCGGCGGGGTGGGGCCGGAGGTGTCGGAGGGGGTGGGGCTCGGGGTCGTCGTACCCGACGGCGACGGCGTGGGACTTCCCGACGGCGACGGGGTGGGGCTGCCCGACGGGGTCGGCGTGGGGCTGTCCGTCGGGGTCGGCGTGGGACTTCCCGAGGGGGTCGGGGTGCCGGTCGGGGTCGCGGTGGGCGTGGGGGTGCTCGTCGGGGCCGGCGTGCCGGTTTCGCCCATCAGGCTCTCCCCTCTCCAAAGTCCACAAAACACATGATCAAGGACGACAAGACACTAACGACGACAAATTTCACTGGTGTAACAGTCGGCCATGCCGCGTTAACTTACGAACACAAGCTGTTCATCCACCGCGGTATCTCGCGGAACTCCTCGTCGAGCCGGTCGAGGAGGGCCGTGTCCGCGCCTCCCCCGAGGGCGAGGTCCTCGACGCGGCGGCACAGGTCGGCCGCGCCGCCTGCCCCGACGGTGGCGCAACTGCCCGCGAGCCGGTGCGCGAGCGCCGCCACCCGCTCCAGGTCGCCCTTCCGAACGGCCCGCCGCAGCTCGTCCAGCGTCTCGCCCGCCGTCGCGCGGAACGCGGCGGCGATCTCCATGACGTCCTCCGGCGCCAGCCCCTCCAACTCGGGCGGCAGGCCGGGCGCCGCGATCCAGTCGGGCACCCGGGCGAGGACGTGCTGCCAGTTCACCGGTTTGGTGAGGTGGTCGTCCATGCCGGCGTCCAGGCAGCGCACCCGGTCGCCGGGCATGGCGGCCGCGGTCATGGCGATGATCGGGGTGCGCCGCTCCTCCTGGAGCCTGATCTCCTCGGTCGCCGCCAGCCCGTCGAGGACCGGGAGCTGGCAGTCCATGAAGACCAGGTCGTACCCGCCGGACAGCGCGGCGCTCACCGCCTGCCTGCCGTCGTCCACGGCGTCGACGTGGTGGCCGGCCTTGCGCAGGACGATCGTGGCGACGTTCCGGCTCACCTCGTCGTCCTCGGCCAGCAGGATCCGCGCCCGTACCGGGGCGTCCGGCCGCGCCCCCGGAAGGGGCTGCTGCTCGTCGGGTACGGGTGGCTGCGGCCTCGCGGGGCCTGGAGCAGAGGCCTGAGACGGGGCCGGGGCCGGGGCCGGGGCCGGGGCCGGGGCGACGGTGGAGGCGACCGAGGTGTCGCCCGCGCCGAGGGCGTTCTCCACGGCGGCGAGCAGGCGGCGGCGGCTCAGCGGCCGGGTGATCGGCTGCACCACCCGGTCGGCCGAGGCGATCGGCCAGGCCACACCCGCCCGGCCCGGAGTGACGAGGACGACCACGCTGGTCTCGCACGGCAGCGGGTCGGCCAGGATCGCGGCCCCCACCTCCAGGTCGGCCACGGCCAGGTCGAAGGGACGCCCCTCGGCGGCGGCGGCCCGCAGCGCCTGCAGCGCCGACCACTCGTCCGCCGCCTCCTCGACGACCAGGCCCGCGTCCTGGAGGATCCGCGCGGCCAGCCCGGCGTCCTCGGGCCCGTCGCCGCGCACGGCACCGCGGAGGGTCCGCGCGACCGGCCCGGCGCCCTCGCGAACGTCGCCGCGCACGTCCTCCCGGCGGGTGTCGGTCACGAGGGCGCGGCGGCCGCGCAGGGCGGGCGAGGCCGGGGGCGACCAGGTGACCACGTCCACCGGCAGCCGCACCCAGAACCTGCTGCCCACCCCTTCCACGCTGTCGAGCCCGATCCGCCCGCCCATGAGCTCGGTGAGCTGCCTGCTGATGGCCAGCCCGAGGCCGCTGCCGCCGGTCCTGCGGGTGATCGGCGAGTCCACCTGCCGGAAGATGGCGAAGACCCGCTCGCGGTCCTCCGGCGCGACCCCGACGCCGGTGTCGGTGACCGTGAAGCGCAGCGTCGCCTGCTCGTCGCCGACAGCCCCCTCCTCCAGCTCCACCTCCAGGCCGACGCCGCCCTGGTCGGTGAACTTCAGCGCGTTCCCCACCACGTTGGTGAGCACCTGCCCGAGCCGTACCGGATCTCCGACGACCCGCTGCGGGACGCTGTCGCCGAGGCGGAGCGTCAGCCAGAGCCCCTGGCGGTAGGCGTGCGGCGCGAACGGCGCCACGACCTCGTCGCACAGCCGCGGCAGGTCGAACGGCACCGCCTCGACCTCCAGGTGACCGGCCTCGATCTTCGACAGGTCGAGGAAGTCGTCCAGCAGCCGCAGCAGGCTCTGGGCCGACTCCCGGGCCGTGCCCGCGTAGTGGCGCTGCTCGTCGTCCAGCGGCGTGTCCAGGAGCAGGGTGTTCATGCCCAGCACGCCGTTGATCGGGGTGCGGATCTCGTGGCTGATCTTGGCGAGGAACTCGGTCTTGGCCTCGGACGCCTTGACCGCCTCGTCGCGGGCCGAGGCGAGCGCGGCGGCGTACCCGGCGAGCTTCTGCTGGGCCCGGCGGCGCCCGCGGGTGGTGTGCAGCTGCACCCCGAGCCCGATGAGGATGAGCAGGGCGAGGACGGCGGCGATGGCGAGCACGCGGACCCGGAGCTGTTCGGCGGAGGCGAGCGCGGTGGCGGCGGGCACCTCGGCGGTGACGGTCCAGCCGATGTCGGGGATCGGCTCCGAGGCCGACAGCACGGTCCCGTCGGCGCCGCGGTGGGTGGTGAACCAGGTGCGGCCGGCCAGCGCGGCGTCCACCCGCGGGTCCTCGCGCAGCGAGGTGAGCGCGTACAGCTTCCGGCCGGGATCGGCCACCAGCACGCCCGCCTGGTCCGTGATGAGCAACCTGATCCCCTGCGCGTCGGCGGCCTGGGAGGCGAGGTCCTGGATGGCGTCGAGGCTGTAGACGACGGCGACGACGCCGAGCAGGCTCTTGCCGTCGGCGCTGGAGACGGGCGCCGCGGCGGCGATGGCCCGGGACACGCCGGGCATCGGCGGCGTGTACGCCTGGGAGATGTAGGGCCGGCGCTGGTTGTGCACCGTGACGTACCAGTCGGTGTTGCGCACGTCCTGCGGCAGGACGCTCTGCGGCCGGGCGCCGACCATGTCGCCGCGGGGCCCGATGACGATCACGCCGCTGACGCCGCCGCGCATGCGGGCCAGCTCGCCGTGGAACCGCTCCATGGTCGCGGCGGGGGCGGGCTCGCCCGAGGTGACGGCCTCCAGCACCTCGGGGCGCTGGGCGTAGGCGCTGACGAGCTGCTTGAGCGAGCTCATCTGCTGCTCGACCACGACGCGGCTGACCGAGGCGGTGGTCCTGACCCGGTCGCCGACCTCGTCGTGCACCGCGTCCTGCGACAGCGTGATGCTGGAGGAGGTGAGCAGCGCCAGCGGGAGCAGGCCGAGCAGGATCCACAGGGCGGTCACGGCCAGCAGCCATCCTCGGTCGCCTCGCACCGGCGCGCACCTCCCCCTCCGACCTCAACGGCCTGCGTGCGGGTACACAGTAGGAGGGTTTGGCCGCTTGTGGAGCACCACACTGAGCAAAACGAGCAGAATGCGATTTGCTGTAACAAAGCGTGCCTAAGATGCGCGCGTCGGCCCAACCTGACGAGGAGCGTGGCGATGCCTGGGGCGGCGGAGCACACCGTTCTCATCGTGGACGACGACCCGGTCGTCACCACCGCCCTGCACGCCCAGGTGAACCGGGTGCCCGGTTTCCGGGTGGTCGGGATCGCCCACACCGGACAGGTGGCCCTCGCGGCGGCGCAGCGGTTCGCGCCCCGGCTGGTGCTGCTCGACCTGCACCTGCCCGACCTGCCGGGGCTGGAGGTGGCGCACCGGCTGCGGCGGCCCGACCAGCCGCCCACGGACGTCATCGTGATCTCCAGCCGCAAGGAGTCGGCCGCGGTGCGCGCCGCCATGCAGCGCGGCGCCCTCTACTACCTGGTCAAGCCCACCCGGGCGGCCATCCTGGAGCAGACGTTGCAGCGCTACGCCGCCACGGTGGAGCAGCTCGGCTCGGACGGGCGGTTCGTGGAGCAGCAGGAGATCGACCGGATCTTCCGCTCGCTGCACCTCGACTCGGCGCCGCGCGCCAAGAGCATCGCCGCCGCCACCGAGCGGGCCGTGCTCGACGCGCTGGCGGCCGTCGAGGACGACCTGTCGGCACACGAGCTGGCCGAGGCCGTCGGCATCAGCCGGGCGACCGCCCGCCGCTACCTGGAGCACCTCGCCGAGCGCGGGCAGGTGGAGGCCCGGCTGAGATACGGCCCGACCGGCCGGCCGCAACACCGGTACTGGGTACGGTGACGCCGGTCCGGGCGCTGCTGGCCGCCCTGGCCTGCCTGGCGCTGACCGCCTGCGGCGGGACGGACGCGGCGGCGTTCCCCGAGGGCTCCACCATGGAGCGCATCCGGGAGCGCGGGGTGCTCACGGTGGGGATCAAGTTCGACTACCCGCTGCTGGGGTTCAAGGAGCCGGCCTCCGGGCGGATCACCGGGTTCGACGCGGAGATCGCCCGGCTGGTGGCCAGGGACCTGACGGGCAGCGAGCGCAACATCCGCTTCGTGGAGACCATGCCGTCCCATCGGGAGGACTTCCTCCGGCAGGGCGTGGTCGACATCGTCGTCGCCACGTACTCGATCACCCCGGCCCGGCAGGAGGTCGTGAGCTTCACCGACCCCTACTACGTGGCGGCGCAGGACCTGCTCGTCCGGGCGGCCGAGACGGCCATCGACGACGTGCGCGACCTCGACGGGCGGACCGTGTGCACCGCCACCGGCTCCACCTCGGCCGAGCGGCTGCGCGGCCTCGTGCCCGGCGCCGAGCTGGTCATCGTGGACACCTACAGCGAGTGTGTGCCCGCCCTCGTCGCCGGCCGGATCGACGCCATCAGCACCGACGACACCATCCTGCTCGGGCTGCTCAACCGCAATCCCGAAGGGCTCAAGCTGGTCGGCAAGCCGTTCGGGCCCGAGCCGTACGGGATCGGCGTGCCCAAGGACGACGCGGTCTTCCGCGACCACCTCAACGGGCTCATCGCCGGCTACCTGCGCGACGGCCGCTGGGATCGCGCCTTCCGCGACACCATCGGCGTCACGGGCGCCACACCCGGCCGGGCCAGGCCGACGCCCGCCCCCGCCGAACCCGCGCGTTGATCCCTGAGCAGAACGCGCACAACCCTTTCCCGGAAACACCCGGCTCCTACGGTTACGCCAACCACCGCAACCCACCCGCCTGCGCGGACGGACGGAAGGAGCGCGAACCGTGCCCGACCAGGAGCTGGTCGTCCTCGACCAGGTCAACAAGCGCTTTGGCGATCATCACGTGCTCAGGGACGTCAACCTGAGCGTCCTGCGGGGCGAGGTCGTGGTCATCATCGGCCCGTCCGGCGCCGGCAAGTCCACGCTGTGCCGCGCCATCAACCGGCTGGAGACCATCGACTCCGGCACCATCAGCGTGGACGGCGTGCCGCTGCCCGCCGAGGGCCGCGCGCTCGCCCAGCTCCGCGCCGAAGTCGGCATGGTGTTCCAGTCGTTCAACCTCTTCTCCCACAAGACGGTTCTGGAGAACGTCGTGCTCGGGCAGGTCCACGTGCTCAAGAAGCGCAGGGACGCCGCCGAGCGCCGGGCCCGCGAGCTGCTCGACCGAGTCGGCATCGGCGCCCAGGCGGCCAAGTTCCCCGCCCAGCTCTCCGGCGGCCAGCAGCAGCGCGTCGCCATCGCCCGGGCCCTGGCCATGGACCCGAAGGTGATGCTGTTCGACGAGCCCACCTCGGCCCTCGACCCCGAGATGGTCAACGAGGTGCTGGACGTGATGACGTCGCTGGCCCGTGACGGCATGACCATGATCGTCGTCACGCACGAGATGGGCTTCGCCCGCCGGGCCGCCGACCGGGTCGTGTTCATGGCCGACGGCGAGATCGTCGAGCAGAACGGCCCGGACGACTTCTTCGGGACGCCGCGCACCGACCGCGCCAGGTCCTTCCTCGCCAAGATCCTCACCCACTAAGGACGGCAGCCATGTTCGGAAAATCCCTCTACGCCGTGTTCGCCATGGTCGCTCTCACCGCCACCGCCTGTGGGAGCGGCGAGGAGACGTACGCGTCCATCGTGGACAAGGCCAAGAACGACAAGAAGCTCGTCATCGGCGTGAAGGCGGACCAGCCCGGTCTCGGCCTGCGCACGCCCGACGGGAGCTTCAGCGGCTTCGACGTCGAGGTGGCCAAGTACGTGGCCAAGGAGCTGGGCGTCGAGGCCAAGGACATCACCTTCAAGGAGACGGTGTCGGCCAACCGGGAGGCGTTCCTCCAGCAGGGCCAGGTCGACATGGTGGTGGCGACGTACTCCATCAACGACGCGCGCAAGCAGAAGGTGTCGTTCGCCGGGCCGTACTTCGTCGCCGGGCAGGACCTGCTGGTGCGCGCGGACGACACGAAGCTCACCGGGCCCGAGGCGCTCAACGGCAAGAAGCTCTGCTCGGTGGCGGGCTCGACGCCGGCGCAGAAGGTCAAGGAGAGCTACGCCAAGGAGGTGCAGCTCCAGGAGGAGCGCACCTACTCGGCCTGCGTCGACCGGGTCCTCGGCGGCCAGCTCGACGCCATCACCACCGACAACGTGATCCTCGCCGGGTACGCCGCCCAGCACGGCGGCAAGCTCAAGGTCGTCGGCAAGGCGTTCAGCACGGAGAAGTACGGCATCGGCCTGAAGAAGGACGACAAGCAGGGCCGGGACGCGGTCAACAACGCGCTGGAGAAGATGTTCACCGACGGGAGCTGGAAGAAGGCGCTGGACGGCAGCGTCGGCGCCTCGGGCTTCGCCGCGCCGCAGGCCCCGCAGCTGGAGCGGTACTGACCATGAACGCGCTGCTGAGCGAGTGGTCGACGATCACCCTCGCCTTCTGGATGACGGTCAAGCTGGCCGCCGTCAGCGCGATCGGCTCGCTGGTGCTGGGGACGTTGCTGACCGCCATGCGGGTGGCGCCGCTCGCGACGCTGCGCGGCGCCGCCGGCACGTACGTGACCGTCGCCAGGAACACCCCGCTGACGCTGGTGCTGCTGTTCACCGGCCTCGGCGTGGGGGCGAACCTCGGCGTCGAGCTGTCGTCCGACATCGCCACCAACAACTTCTGGCTGGCCACCATCGGGCTGACGGTCTACACCTCCGCGTTCGTCTGCGAGGCGCTGCGCTCCGGCATCAACACGGTGCCGGTCGGTCAGGCCGAGGCCGCCCGGTCGCTCGGGCTGGGGTTCGTCAAGACGCTGGCGCTGATCACGCTGCCGCAGGCGTTCCGGGCGGTGATCGCGCCGCTGGGCAGCATCCTCATCGCGCTGACCAAGAACACCACGATCGCGCTCGTGGTGGGCGTGAGCGAGGCGTCCGTGCGGATGCGGGAGATGATCGAGACGTACGGGGACCAGGTGCTGCAGATCTTCTTCGGGTTCGCGCTCGGGTTCGTGGTGCTGTGCCTGCCGACCGGGCTCCTGTTCGGCTGGCTGTCGCGCCGTCTGGCGGTGGCGCGATGAGCTACGCGAACCTGTACGAGGTGCCCGGACCGCGCGGCATCCGCCGCAACCGGGTGCTCGGGGCGGCCATCGCGCTCGCCCTGCTGGCCGTGGCGTACGTGGTGTACGTGCGCTTCGACGAGAAGGACCAGTGGGCGGCCGAGAAGTGGACGCCGCTGCTGCGGGCCGACGTCTGGACCACGTTCATCCTGCCCGGCCTGGCCGGGACGCTGATGGCCGCGGTCGCCGGGGTGGTGCTGGCCGGGGTGTTCGGGCTGGTGTTCGCCGCGGCCCGGCTGTCGGAGCACCGCTGGGTGCGGGTGCCGGCGGGGGCCGTGGTCGAGTTCTTCCGGGCCGTGCCGCTACTGCTGCTGATCTTCTTCGCGTTCTTCGGCTCGTACGTGCTCATCGGGGTGAACATCTCGGCCTTCACGGCCGTGGTGTTCGGGCTGACCGTCTACAACGGGTCGGTGATCGCCGAGATCATCAGGGCCGGGGTGCTCAGCCTGCCGCGGGGGCAGTCGGAGGCGGCGTACGCAGTGGGGATGCGCAAGAGCCAGGTGATGCGGCTGGTGCTGCTGCCGCAGGCGCTGCGGGCCATGCTGCCGGCGGTGGTGTCGCAGTTCATCGTGCTGCTGAAGGACTCGGCGCTGGGGCTCATCGTGGGCTACGACGAGCTGGTGGACCGGGGGCTCAACGGCATCGCGGCCAACTTCTCCAACGTGATCCCGGCGGCCATCGTCATCGCCGCCATCTTCATCCTGATCAACCTGTCGCTGGACCGCCTCGCCCACTGGCTGAACGACCGCCGGTCGGCCGGGGCCCGCTGACCGGCCGGGTCGCCGTTCGCGGCGCCCGCCGGTCCGGCCCGTACGGCTCTCCCACGGACACGACCTGTCCGGGGCGGGCCGTACCGGTCGTTACCAAGCAAGGGCTTGTTCGCTGACCTTGTACCGATCTACGGTGATTCCCCGGAGACCCCACACCGGAGGAGGAGCCGCATGGCCACGTTCCACGTCGGGGCGGTCAGCGTGACCGAGGTGGTCGAGACCGACATGCCGGTCCCGGTCTCCCTGGCGTTCCACGGCCTGGACGGCGAGGCGCACCTGATCGACACCCTCCGCGACCGCTACCCGGCCGGGCTGTTCACCCCCGGGGGCGACCCGCTGCTCGTCTTCCGCAGCCACGTCCTGCGCACCCCGTCCAACGTGATCGTGCTGGACACCTGCTGGGGCAACCACAAGGAACGCCTGCTCGACCCGTACGCGCACCGGCTCGACACCCCCTACCTCGACCGCCTGGCGGCGACCGGGACCGACCCCGCCGAGGTGGACTACGTCTTCTGCACCCACCTGCACCAGGACCACGTCGGCTGGAACACCCGCCTGGTGGACGGCGCCTGGGTGCCCACCTTCCCCAACGCCGTGTACCTCTTCGTCGCCGCCGAGTACGAGCACTTCAGGTCGGTGCCGGCGGGCTCGCACGGCCACGACTCGTTCGCCGACAGCGTCGCGCCCGTCGTCGCCGCCGGACGGCACCGCCTGGTCGAGCCCGGCTTCGCGATCGACGAGACGGTGCGGATCCTGCCGCTGCCCGGCCACACCCCCGGCCACAGCGGCCTGCACGTGACATCCGGGCCGGAGGAGGCCGTCTTCACCGGCGACCTGTTCCACGTCCCCCACCAGTTCGCCCGCCCCGGCTGGCACATCGTCTCCGAGCACGACGCGCGGCAGGCCACCGAGACCCGCCGCGACGTCCTCGCCCGCTACGCGGACACGCGCGTCCGGATCGTGCCCGCCCACTTCGCCCTCCCCGCCGGCGGCCACCTGGAGTCCCGACCCGACGGGTACGCGTACGTCCCTGCCTGAAAACCGGTCGAACCCGGACGGGCCGAGCGGCGAAGATGGCGGCCATGACCGAGCGGAAGGCCACACCCGCGTCCCGCCACCACGCCCTCGTCGAGCTGCACGAGTCACTCGACCGGCGCTACCGGCCCGAGGACGTCGCCGACCTGGTGCTGCTGGCGCTGGACGGGCGGCTGTCACGGCGCGAGCGGGTGGTCATCGGCCGCGCCGCGCGGCACTCCTCGCGCGGCACGGCGTGGTTCTCGTCGATGTCCGCCGACTACGCCAGGCCGGTCGGCGGTGCGCGCCAGGTCGCGGCGGCCACCCGGCTGTTCGAACGCTCGGCGGAGGTCGACCCCGACGACCCGGAGTCGCTGCTGGAGTTCGCCGCGACCATGGGGCGCGACATCCGGTGGACGCCCGCCGGCACCGACTTCCTGGCCGACCGGCTCGACCGGAGCGCCCGTGACGCGGCGGGGCTCGACCTGTCCAAGCGCCAGTACAACCGCCGCTTCCGCATGCTGCGCAGGCTCGCCGCCAAGGCCGGCACCCTGGGCGTCGAGCAGGACAAGCGGCGGCTGCTCATGGTGGGCGTCACGGGTTTCGGCGCGGACATCCCCCAGGAGCGGTTCACGGCCGACCCCGTCGCCGCCTGCTTCGTCGCGTACTACACCGCGCGGCGCAAGGTGCGGCGGGAGTTCAGCCTGTCGGGGCGGGACAACCCGTTCGACGAGATCGCCTCGCTGCTGCTCGCCCGGTGCGGGGAGCGGACCGACTGGTGGATGATCGCCCAGGTGCGGGCGACGCCCGACGTGCTCGCCCGGCTGGGCGGGGAGGAGCGCGGCAGGCTCCTCGGCCAGTGGTCGGCTGTCATGCGGCACAGCGCCGGCCTGCTCCGCGACCGCTGGCGGCCCGACACCGACCGCACCCAGATGATCGTCCGGCTCGGCGACGACTCGACCACCTGGAACAACCTCGCCGTCGCCTACAACGCGGCGCGGGCCGGGTGGCTGGCCTGCCTCGCCTCCATGGACGCCCTGGACCTGCTCGACGTGGCCTGCCCCGGCAAGGCCATGCGCCTGATGGCCGGCGACCTCGCCGCCTGGCACCGCGACACCGGCGGCGGCGTCGATCCCGGCACCGCGGTGTGGGCGGCGCTGCCGCTGCCGTGGGAGGTGCTCGACGGGACCGCCACCTGCACCCGCTCCGACGTCCACTCCGCCTGCCGGGCGGCGGGTCTCGACCCGGAGCTGTCCGGCTGGACGGCACCGGCTCCCCGGCGCGGGGTGGCGGTGTTCCGGCCCACGCCGGAGCTGGTGCACGGGGTGAGCGTCGCCGACCCGGTCTGGGCGTCCCTGCTGCGGCGGGCCGGTGTGTTCAGCGGCCGGCCGGTCAAGCCCGAACTGGCCGCCGACGCCCGGCACGGGCTCGCCGCCGGGGTGGTGACCGGCGACCTCCCGGAGCGGGACACCCGTTGACCGGTGCCCGTTAACCGGTGGCGCCCGGTGCCGGTGATCGAGCACACT
This Nonomuraea muscovyensis DNA region includes the following protein-coding sequences:
- a CDS encoding hybrid sensor histidine kinase/response regulator, which produces MRGDRGWLLAVTALWILLGLLPLALLTSSSITLSQDAVHDEVGDRVRTTASVSRVVVEQQMSSLKQLVSAYAQRPEVLEAVTSGEPAPAATMERFHGELARMRGGVSGVIVIGPRGDMVGARPQSVLPQDVRNTDWYVTVHNQRRPYISQAYTPPMPGVSRAIAAAAPVSSADGKSLLGVVAVVYSLDAIQDLASQAADAQGIRLLITDQAGVLVADPGRKLYALTSLREDPRVDAALAGRTWFTTHRGADGTVLSASEPIPDIGWTVTAEVPAATALASAEQLRVRVLAIAAVLALLILIGLGVQLHTTRGRRRAQQKLAGYAAALASARDEAVKASEAKTEFLAKISHEIRTPINGVLGMNTLLLDTPLDDEQRHYAGTARESAQSLLRLLDDFLDLSKIEAGHLEVEAVPFDLPRLCDEVVAPFAPHAYRQGLWLTLRLGDSVPQRVVGDPVRLGQVLTNVVGNALKFTDQGGVGLEVELEEGAVGDEQATLRFTVTDTGVGVAPEDRERVFAIFRQVDSPITRRTGGSGLGLAISRQLTELMGGRIGLDSVEGVGSRFWVRLPVDVVTWSPPASPALRGRRALVTDTRREDVRGDVREGAGPVARTLRGAVRGDGPEDAGLAARILQDAGLVVEEAADEWSALQALRAAAAEGRPFDLAVADLEVGAAILADPLPCETSVVVLVTPGRAGVAWPIASADRVVQPITRPLSRRRLLAAVENALGAGDTSVASTVAPAPAPAPAPAPSQASAPGPARPQPPVPDEQQPLPGARPDAPVRARILLAEDDEVSRNVATIVLRKAGHHVDAVDDGRQAVSAALSGGYDLVFMDCQLPVLDGLAATEEIRLQEERRTPIIAMTAAAMPGDRVRCLDAGMDDHLTKPVNWQHVLARVPDWIAAPGLPPELEGLAPEDVMEIAAAFRATAGETLDELRRAVRKGDLERVAALAHRLAGSCATVGAGGAADLCRRVEDLALGGGADTALLDRLDEEFREIPRWMNSLCS
- a CDS encoding response regulator: MPGAAEHTVLIVDDDPVVTTALHAQVNRVPGFRVVGIAHTGQVALAAAQRFAPRLVLLDLHLPDLPGLEVAHRLRRPDQPPTDVIVISSRKESAAVRAAMQRGALYYLVKPTRAAILEQTLQRYAATVEQLGSDGRFVEQQEIDRIFRSLHLDSAPRAKSIAAATERAVLDALAAVEDDLSAHELAEAVGISRATARRYLEHLAERGQVEARLRYGPTGRPQHRYWVR
- a CDS encoding glutamate ABC transporter substrate-binding protein, producing MTPVRALLAALACLALTACGGTDAAAFPEGSTMERIRERGVLTVGIKFDYPLLGFKEPASGRITGFDAEIARLVARDLTGSERNIRFVETMPSHREDFLRQGVVDIVVATYSITPARQEVVSFTDPYYVAAQDLLVRAAETAIDDVRDLDGRTVCTATGSTSAERLRGLVPGAELVIVDTYSECVPALVAGRIDAISTDDTILLGLLNRNPEGLKLVGKPFGPEPYGIGVPKDDAVFRDHLNGLIAGYLRDGRWDRAFRDTIGVTGATPGRARPTPAPAEPAR
- a CDS encoding amino acid ABC transporter ATP-binding protein — encoded protein: MPDQELVVLDQVNKRFGDHHVLRDVNLSVLRGEVVVIIGPSGAGKSTLCRAINRLETIDSGTISVDGVPLPAEGRALAQLRAEVGMVFQSFNLFSHKTVLENVVLGQVHVLKKRRDAAERRARELLDRVGIGAQAAKFPAQLSGGQQQRVAIARALAMDPKVMLFDEPTSALDPEMVNEVLDVMTSLARDGMTMIVVTHEMGFARRAADRVVFMADGEIVEQNGPDDFFGTPRTDRARSFLAKILTH
- a CDS encoding glutamate ABC transporter substrate-binding protein — translated: MFGKSLYAVFAMVALTATACGSGEETYASIVDKAKNDKKLVIGVKADQPGLGLRTPDGSFSGFDVEVAKYVAKELGVEAKDITFKETVSANREAFLQQGQVDMVVATYSINDARKQKVSFAGPYFVAGQDLLVRADDTKLTGPEALNGKKLCSVAGSTPAQKVKESYAKEVQLQEERTYSACVDRVLGGQLDAITTDNVILAGYAAQHGGKLKVVGKAFSTEKYGIGLKKDDKQGRDAVNNALEKMFTDGSWKKALDGSVGASGFAAPQAPQLERY
- a CDS encoding amino acid ABC transporter permease; this encodes MNALLSEWSTITLAFWMTVKLAAVSAIGSLVLGTLLTAMRVAPLATLRGAAGTYVTVARNTPLTLVLLFTGLGVGANLGVELSSDIATNNFWLATIGLTVYTSAFVCEALRSGINTVPVGQAEAARSLGLGFVKTLALITLPQAFRAVIAPLGSILIALTKNTTIALVVGVSEASVRMREMIETYGDQVLQIFFGFALGFVVLCLPTGLLFGWLSRRLAVAR
- a CDS encoding amino acid ABC transporter permease; its protein translation is MSYANLYEVPGPRGIRRNRVLGAAIALALLAVAYVVYVRFDEKDQWAAEKWTPLLRADVWTTFILPGLAGTLMAAVAGVVLAGVFGLVFAAARLSEHRWVRVPAGAVVEFFRAVPLLLLIFFAFFGSYVLIGVNISAFTAVVFGLTVYNGSVIAEIIRAGVLSLPRGQSEAAYAVGMRKSQVMRLVLLPQALRAMLPAVVSQFIVLLKDSALGLIVGYDELVDRGLNGIAANFSNVIPAAIVIAAIFILINLSLDRLAHWLNDRRSAGAR
- a CDS encoding MBL fold metallo-hydrolase; protein product: MATFHVGAVSVTEVVETDMPVPVSLAFHGLDGEAHLIDTLRDRYPAGLFTPGGDPLLVFRSHVLRTPSNVIVLDTCWGNHKERLLDPYAHRLDTPYLDRLAATGTDPAEVDYVFCTHLHQDHVGWNTRLVDGAWVPTFPNAVYLFVAAEYEHFRSVPAGSHGHDSFADSVAPVVAAGRHRLVEPGFAIDETVRILPLPGHTPGHSGLHVTSGPEEAVFTGDLFHVPHQFARPGWHIVSEHDARQATETRRDVLARYADTRVRIVPAHFALPAGGHLESRPDGYAYVPA